One window of Mauremys mutica isolate MM-2020 ecotype Southern chromosome 6, ASM2049712v1, whole genome shotgun sequence genomic DNA carries:
- the GPR150 gene encoding LOW QUALITY PROTEIN: probable G-protein coupled receptor 150 (The sequence of the model RefSeq protein was modified relative to this genomic sequence to represent the inferred CDS: deleted 2 bases in 1 codon) — MPPRSALISSAILSLASQESLYPKEQSRAGRRAGTGPLRARDRDCPAQDPSRPFAGTLRGAMEDPFSLDRFSPVLNLSSALQPGWNLNLSSSPGDRRWPSLSRQVRVISATAILLLGLLGNCLVLHRLCCCGCCGRGRRRRKMDFLIAHLALADLYGCGLALLSHLAAELLGAAWPAGDAACRLLKLLQGSGLLASSNVLVLIAMERHHVVRRPADPPLPARALAALGWLLALLLALPQAFVFRLASRPGGSRCLSIFEQLPRWHGQAYGVYGAVTGFLAPVSLLCWAYGRILLALWAAQEEKPPAARGEGGSGRRRGRPAARPLLLRLPAASCPMPRARVKTLQLTLVLIALFALCRLPRFVLELSMAFGPGGEAPAAAGLREARAALGIVAVTNSALNPYAYLLFQSHRPWARRLQRSLCSAGSGQTCCCPGPEGEPRRRPNHRAPHRHRPKDGPPPGAQRAALCTPAPPPGSGPREPEDTFACESGF, encoded by the exons ATGCCGCCGAGAAGCGCATTGATCAGTAGCGCTATCCTTTCTCTTGCTTCCCAAGAAAGTTTGTATCCCAAAGAGCAGAGTCGAGCCGGGAGGCGTGCAGGGACGGGGCCGCTGAGAGCACGAGAC CGGGATTGCCCTGCACAAGACCCCAGCCGCCCATTTGCTGGGACTCTGCGAGGAGCCATGGAAGATCCTTTCAGCCTAGACAGATTTTCCCCGGTACTCAACCTTTCGagtgccctgcagccaggctggaacctgaatctctcctcctcccccgggGACCGGCGCTGGCCTTCCCTTAGCCGGCAGGTGCGGGTGATCTCCGCGACCGCCAtcctgctgctggggctgctgggcaATTGCCTGGTGCTGCATCGCctctgctgctgtggctgctgcGGCCGGGGCAGGCGGCGGCGGAAGATGGATTTCCTTATCGCCCACCTGGCGCTGGCCGATCTCTACGGCTGCGGGCTGGCCCTGCTCTCGCATCTAGCGGCGGAGCTGTTGGGGGCCGCCTGGCCAGCGGGGGACGCCGCCTGCCGCCTGCTTAAGCTACTGCAGGGCTCCGGCCTCCTGGCCTCGTCCAACGTGCTGGTGCTCATCGCCATGGAGCGGCACCACGTGGTGAGGCGGCCGGCGGACCCGCCGCTGCCCGCCCGGGCCCTGGCCGcgctgggctggctgctggcgCTGCTGCTCGCCTTGCCCCAGGCCTTCGTCTTCAGACTCGCCTCCCGCCCCGGGGGCAGCCGCTGCCTCAGCATCTTCGAGCAGCTGCCGCGCTGGCACGGCCAGGCCTACGGCGTGTACGGGGCCGTCACCGGCTTCTTGGCGCCCGTCAGCCTGCTATGCTGGGCCTACGGCCGCATCCTCCTCGCCCTCTGGGCCGCCCAGGAGGAGAAGCCGCCCGCGGCGCGGGGGGAAGGCGGCAGCGGCCGCCGCCGGGGGCGGCCGGCCGCGCGGCCCCTGCTGCTGAGGCTGCCGGCCGCCAGCTGTCCCATGCCGCGGGCTCGGGTCAAGACGCTGCAGCTGACGCTGGTGCTGATCGCCCTGTTCGCGCTCTGTCGCCTGCCCCGCTTCGTGCTGGAGCTCAGCATGGCCTTCGGGCCCGGCGGGGAGGCCCCGGCCGCGGCCGGGCTGCGGGAGGCGCGGGCCGCGCTCGGCATCGTGGCGGTGACCAACAGCGCGCTGAACCCCTACGCCTATCTGCTCTTCCAGAGCCACCGGCCCTGGGCGCGCCGTCTGCagaggagcctctgcagtgcggGATCcggccagacctgctgctgcccCGGCCCCGAGGGAGAGCCCCGCCGCCGGCCGAACCACCGCGCCCCGCACAGACACCGCCCGAAGGACGGGCCGCCCCCCGGAGCGCAGCGCGCCGCGCTCTGTACCCCAGCGCCGCCGCCAGGCTCAGGCCCCCGGGAGCCTGAGGACACCTTCGCCTGTGAGAGCGGCTTCTAA